The following are encoded in a window of Scleropages formosus chromosome 7, fSclFor1.1, whole genome shotgun sequence genomic DNA:
- the LOC108926299 gene encoding uncharacterized protein F13E9.13, mitochondrial → MKFLNLFGRIKSVVIGMVHVKALPGTPLSRLSVSEVIEEACQEAEIYRNAGIDGLIIENMHDLPYTFDVGPEVCACMTAVCTAVRRTCPSLPLGVQILSAANQQALAVGHASGLDFIRAEGYVFSHVADEGLLNACAGELLRYRKRIGAEHVQIFTDIKKKHSSHALTADVSVEETARAAEFFLSDGVILTGTATGVQASPHELREILQAVRLPVLIGSGVTRENVEEYLDASAMIIGSHFKKGGYWANALDPERVKRFMGKVCELRK, encoded by the exons atgaaatttttaaatctgtttggGCGAATTAAATCTGTCGTAATAGGCATGGTTCACGTTAAAGCCTTACCAG GAACTCCTCTGAGCAGATTAAGTGTTTCCGAGGTAATTGAAGAAGCGTGTCAAGAAGCAGAGATCTACAGGAATGCAGGAATT GATGGTCTTATCATCGAGAATATGCACGACCTCCCCTATACCTTCGACGTCGGTCCAGAGGTGTGCGCCTGCATGACAGCCGTGTGCACCGCAGTGAGACGCACCTGTCCGTCTCTGCCCCTGGGGGTCCAGATTCTTTCTGCGGCAAACCAGCAGGCCTTGGCGGTCGGACACGCTTCAG GTCTCGATTTCATTCGTGCCGAAGGGTATGTCTTCTCACACGTGGCCGACGAGGGCCTCCTCAACGCATGTGCTGGGGAGCTGTTGAGGTACCGCAAGCGCATAGGGGCTGAGCACGTTCAGATCTTCACAGATATCAAGAAGAAGCACAG CTCTCATGCCCTTACTGCCGATGTGAGCGTGGAGGAAACAGCCAGGGCAGCAGAGTTCTTCCTATCTGATGGGGTCATCCTAACAGGAACAGCTACAGGAGTTCAGGCCAGTCCCCATGAACTTCGTG AGATTCTGCAGGCTGTAAGACTGCCAGTTTTGATTGGCTCTGGAGTGACACGTGAAAATGTGGAGGAGTACCTGGATGCGAGTGCAATGATCATTGGCTCCCATTTCAAGAAAGGAGGTTACTGGGCCAACGCTTTAGATCCAGAAAGAGTGAAGAGATTCATGGGGAAGGTCTGTGAGCTCAGAAAGTGA